TAAAGCGAATCGTTGTGGTTTTGCATTTTTCTTCTCTGCATTAACAATGGCTGGTGTGATTATTACTGCAGCAGTATCAATGTTCCCATTTGTGATGCCTTCAAGTTCACATCCTGAACAAAGTTTATTAATGTGGGATTCAACTTCAAGTGAATTAACATTAACATTAATGCTGATTTTTGCAGTTGTTTTTGTGGTCATTGCCTTAGCTTATACTATTTGGTCTTACTCAAAAATGTTTGGTCGTTTAGATGCTAATTTCATTGATAAAAATAAACACTCATTATACTAAGGAGAAATAGAATGTTATATGCGATTTGGGTAGTGGGTGTATTGTTTGCAATTTGGGCTAGTGCGAAATGCACCATCAATAAAGAAAAAAAAGGTAAATTTGAAGAATAAATTATTCAAGAATTTTACTAACTAAATAAAAGGGTTCATTATGAACCCTTTTTAACTTCCCTATTCATCTTTTTCTCAACAACAATGGAAAATAATTTTACGAATTTCTATGCTAGAATATTTATCAAAATTTCCATTTTTTTAACCGCACTTTATGACATTACAATTCAATACTATTGCTCTATTACTAGTTATACTTCTTATTCTTGGCGTATTAAGCAACAATAGCACAATTACCATCTCTGCCGCTGTATTACTTATTATGCAGCAAACTTTTTTATCTTCTCACATTCCTTTGCTCGAAAAATATGGCGTTAAAATTGGTATCATTATTTTAACCATTGGGGTTTTAAGCCCCTTAGTTTCAGGGAAAATTCAGTTGCCTGATTTATCAGGTTTTCTTAGTTGGAAAATGGCTCTTTCTATTGCAGTTGGAGTGCTTGTGGCATGGCTTGCTGGCAAAGGTGTGCCTTTAATGGGCGAACAACCGATTTTAGTCACTGGCTTGCTTATCGGCACA
The Haemophilus influenzae DNA segment above includes these coding regions:
- a CDS encoding DUF441 domain-containing protein, which translates into the protein MTLQFNTIALLLVILLILGVLSNNSTITISAAVLLIMQQTFLSSHIPLLEKYGVKIGIIILTIGVLSPLVSGKIQLPDLSGFLSWKMALSIAVGVLVAWLAGKGVPLMGEQPILVTGLLIGTIIGVAFLGGIPVGPLIAAGILALFLGKI